The Streptococcus sp. DTU_2020_1001019_1_SI_AUS_MUR_006 sequence CAATAAGTCCCCATAATACCCAAGTTACCATATTACCTAATCTCCATTTTTTTCTAAATAGTCTAATTCTAGTTTGTGCTCTCTGCGCAGAACAGCCTCCGCTTCAAGATAATCCAGCTTGTCCATCAAGCCTGCATCATAGATTCGAGATAGCTCGATCTTCATCAGTTCAATGTCATAGAGACGTTTTCCCATGTAGACAATGATACCAAACTGTTTGAGAAATTGTTGCACATCATAGAGTGTTTTCATAGCTTTCATTTTAGCAAATAATCAGAGTTTTTTCAATAGTTCCCATGGAAGACTATTTTTACTGCTTACTAATTTTCTTGATACTCCGATATAGAAGATACCCAGCAATCATTCCAACAAAATTCTGCAACAAATTGTGAGGGATATCTGTTAGGGCTGCCCCCAAACCTTTCATCCAAGAAGTCGCAC is a genomic window containing:
- a CDS encoding YqgQ family protein produces the protein MKAMKTLYDVQQFLKQFGIIVYMGKRLYDIELMKIELSRIYDAGLMDKLDYLEAEAVLRREHKLELDYLEKNGD